TTATGTTGGTGCTTTGGCACCTCAGCGAATTTCTTCTGGTAGTAATTCTGAAATTCTGGATCATGTCGTTTTACCGAGTTGGCGGCTTCAACAAGGTAATAGCGGAGGAACCGGTTACCAGATTTGATTCGCTTAGTATCTTCGGCTTCAAATTTACCGGATTGGTGTTGACGCCACGTGAGACCCGCATACTTTGCAACGGCGGCTTGGTTTTTAAACCGGTGAATGTCGCCGATCTCGGCAAGAATGCCGGCGCAGTAAACGCGTCCAATGCCGGGAATGGTCTCCAGCGTGTTCGGGATGCCGTCCAGCAGTCGCGCGATAGCTTGGTCAATCTGTTTGATCTGTTGCTTGATAGTTCGTATAGACTCGATGGAAGTAGCAAGCAGGATGTCAATCGTATCCTCTACACATTTGGAGAGGCGGTATGAGGAACGGGCGGCCTTCTGAATGCACTTGGCGACCTTCTCCGGATTAGGGAAACGATTCTTGCCTTTCTCTTTTAGGTAATCCGCAAGATCCGCCAGTTCCATGGATCCGATTTCATCAAGACTATACTGCTCCAGCAACAACTCGGTGATGGCATGACCGAAGACATCGCTTTCCACCTCGCTGGTAAAAGCGCTGCATTTGAAGAACAGGTGTTGCAAAAAGTACTGCTTTTCACGCGTCAGATTATGCACGAGATGAAATCTCATGCGAGTAAGGCGCTGTAAAGCAATGTATTGTTCTTGCAGTACCACGGTCATCGGCAGTCGTCCGAAACGCAGCCGGTCAGCGATAATCCAGGCATCAATATAATCGGTCTTGTCCAGGTCGGGGTAAGCCTCCCTGAACTTACTAATGAGCTTGGGATTGATGGTAAACACTTTGGTGCCGCGTTTTTGTAACGAGTTATCTTCGTGCAAAAACATGGCGGGATGCCAACTGTACACGGATGTGGATTCAAGTCCGACGTGGATTTCCTTGGATTTTTCCTTATCTGCTAGGGACAGAAGCTTGTCCCGCAAACGGGAAGCCCCATCGTGGTTATTCGTGACTGTGAAGGAATCCAGTGTGTCACCAACGATGTTCATGGCGCAGACTTTTAAGTCTTCAGAGCTAACGTCAATACCGACGAATAATTTCAAGGTTATCCCTCCCTTCTGAATTAGGGATTTGGGGAATTGGACTCTTCGGGACGCCCCCAGCGCGCTCGGAGATCAATCACCCTCGCATATGAGAACTTCCTTCGATCCATGAGCCGCCTCGAATCTGCTACTTTCGAGCATGGGTTGCCAAAGGGAACAGCCAACGGGTTAGAAGTACACGCGAGTGCTGGGGAAACAGACTTTAGACGTAGTCGAGCTACAGGAGATGAACGAATTTCCCCAAATGACCCAAGGATCATTGTCTGGGAACATCACGAAGAGTCTAAGACCCAATTGCGATTTATTAAGTTTTCAAGGAGGCCTGTTTTCGGGCGGACCCCGACTTCCGCTCCTCGCCCTCCGGGCTGTGGTGCGGGTTCGGCTACTTGCTCCATCTAAAAACAATTTTTTACTGGAAATTCTTCAAAAAGAAGAATCGAAAAATACTATACGAGGTGATGAAATGATGACAACATCGACAAATGTATCAATGCTTAAGAACTTTATTGGAGGACAGTGGGTAGAGGCGACTGGTTCTGAAAGACTACCCGTACCCAATCCAGCTACCGGAGAACTCTTGGCCGGGGTGGTTTTGTCGAGTAAGGACGATGTGGATAATGCCGTCAAAACAGCAAAGAAAGCCTTTAAGACTTGGTGTAAGACTTCCGTACCAAAGCGCGCACGTATTCTGTTTCGTTATCAACAATTGCTCGTAGAACATTGGGACGAACTTGCTCGACTCATTACAATGGAGAATGGTAAGAGTTATACGGAAGCTTACGGTGAGGTTCAACGAGGCATTGAGTGCGTTGAATTTGCGGCAGGGGCTCCAACTTTGATGATGGGAACCCAACTTCCAGACATCGCGACGGACATGGAGTCAGGGATGTACCGGTACCCTGTAGGTGTCGTTGGTGGAATCACGCCATTTAATTTCCCGATGATGGTACCATGTTGGATGTTTCCACTCGCTATCGCTTGTGGAAATACGTTTGTAATGAAGCCATCAGAGCGCACGCCGCTTTGTGCGAATCGACTAGCGGAGTTGCTTCAAGAAGCCGGCCTTCCGGATGGCGTCTTAAACATTGTTCATGGTGCGCATGATGCCGTCAATGGTATTTTGGAACACCCGGACATTAAGGCGGTATCCTTCGTCGGGTCACAACCGGTTGCAGAATATATATACAAGATCGCGGCTGCCAACGGCAAGCGAGTTCAGGCTCTAGCGGGTGCAAAGAATCACACAATTGTCATGCCAGATGCAGACCTTGACGACGCAGTCAAGGGAATTATTGGCGCAGCCTTCGGCTCTGCTGGAGAACGCTGTATGGCCTGTTCCGTTGTTGTGACAGTCGGAGATGTTGCCGACGAATTCATTACAAAATTGGTGGACGCAGCCAATCGGATTACGATGGGCAATGGTATGGACGATGATGTGTTCCTTGGCCCAGTGATTCGTGATTCCCACAAGGAACGTACCCTCTCCTATATTGAGACAGGGGAAAAAGAAGGGGCAATTCTTATCAGAGATGGACGAAAGGACCAGGGTGTCAATGGTGAAGGGTACTTTGTTGGGCCAACTATCTTCGATGGAGTAAAACCAGGTATGAAGATTTGGCAGGACGAGATTTTCGCACCCGTACTCTCCATCGTTCGCGTTGATACTTTAGATGAAGCTATTGATGTGGCGAACCAGTCCGAATTTGCAAATGGAGCATGCATGTATACGGACAGTGCGAAAGCGATTCGCCAGTTCCGAGAAGAGATTGATGCGGGAATGTTAGGGATTAACGTTGGAGTACCCGCTCCGATGGCATTCTTCCCGTTTTCAGGTTGGAAGAAATCGTTCTACGGTGACCTTCACGCAAATGGTCGTGACGGAGTCGAGTTTTACACGCGTCGCAAGATGTTGACCGGAAGGTAC
This is a stretch of genomic DNA from Alicyclobacillus dauci. It encodes these proteins:
- a CDS encoding CoA-acylating methylmalonate-semialdehyde dehydrogenase codes for the protein MTTSTNVSMLKNFIGGQWVEATGSERLPVPNPATGELLAGVVLSSKDDVDNAVKTAKKAFKTWCKTSVPKRARILFRYQQLLVEHWDELARLITMENGKSYTEAYGEVQRGIECVEFAAGAPTLMMGTQLPDIATDMESGMYRYPVGVVGGITPFNFPMMVPCWMFPLAIACGNTFVMKPSERTPLCANRLAELLQEAGLPDGVLNIVHGAHDAVNGILEHPDIKAVSFVGSQPVAEYIYKIAAANGKRVQALAGAKNHTIVMPDADLDDAVKGIIGAAFGSAGERCMACSVVVTVGDVADEFITKLVDAANRITMGNGMDDDVFLGPVIRDSHKERTLSYIETGEKEGAILIRDGRKDQGVNGEGYFVGPTIFDGVKPGMKIWQDEIFAPVLSIVRVDTLDEAIDVANQSEFANGACMYTDSAKAIRQFREEIDAGMLGINVGVPAPMAFFPFSGWKKSFYGDLHANGRDGVEFYTRRKMLTGRY
- a CDS encoding IS110 family RNA-guided transposase, yielding MKLFVGIDVSSEDLKVCAMNIVGDTLDSFTVTNNHDGASRLRDKLLSLADKEKSKEIHVGLESTSVYSWHPAMFLHEDNSLQKRGTKVFTINPKLISKFREAYPDLDKTDYIDAWIIADRLRFGRLPMTVVLQEQYIALQRLTRMRFHLVHNLTREKQYFLQHLFFKCSAFTSEVESDVFGHAITELLLEQYSLDEIGSMELADLADYLKEKGKNRFPNPEKVAKCIQKAARSSYRLSKCVEDTIDILLATSIESIRTIKQQIKQIDQAIARLLDGIPNTLETIPGIGRVYCAGILAEIGDIHRFKNQAAVAKYAGLTWRQHQSGKFEAEDTKRIKSGNRFLRYYLVEAANSVKRHDPEFQNYYQKKFAEVPKHQHKRALVLTARKLVRLVDVLLRNDQIYTPRRKVNTEKQ